gtcatttagctgacgcttttgtccaaagcaacttacatttttaatacactcaacatttatgaggggccacttaggggttcagtatcttgccaaggacacttcggcatgcagatggggaagagtggggttcgaaccggcaaccttcatgttggaggacgcccgctctacccccttggccacaccaCCTCTAAGATTAAGAATAAACTTAAATATGTTGATATGAGTAAAATACAGGTTGAGCAGTTTCAAAACGCTCatacttctttctcttttctactGTAAACTGAGCCCAAGAGCGGGCAAGTAGATATCACACGTGTTACAGATTCCTGTTGTCGATTTCTGTTCCAGACCTGTCAGCACGAGTCGACGCAGTCAAGGAGGAAAACCTGAAGTTGAAGTCTGAGAACCAGGTCCTCGGTCAGTACATCGAGAACCTCATGTCGGCCTCCAGCGTCTTCCAGACCACCGACACTAAGAGCAAACGGAAGTGAGCTGTGAGCCGATATAAAGCCTGAGGTCCCAGGTGGGAGAGAAAACCCAAGACATGGAGAGGGGTTTGTTTTCTCAGCGGACCTGACTGTTTCCTGTAAACTCTCTTACCTGAGTCCAAACTAACTAAATCATTCAAAACATTAACTGACTTTATCGCCTGTCCAGTGGCTCAGAAATTGATatatcatgtgtgtgtggcccaGGTCTTTTTGGCAGACAAGGTAGTTTAAGTGTTTAAGGATCATTTGTACCATGAGTTTCTTCTTTGGCTGTAAAATAATTCTTAGCTTTGTTTCGCCTGCTTGGTTTTCAGTTTAAGGACAACTCTGACATTTCTGTGGTTTTTCCCCAACGTTCTCACAGTATTCTCGTCCTGGCTGATCTGTGAGTGGGCTTAAACAAACCATTAATATTACAAATAACCATTGGACCACCAACCTCACCTTCAacactgatttatttaatttattattgtacagtattttctACGTCAGCTGGAACTGAGATTGTAGTAGCTCTCAGATGTCATGGTGTCTGTGTAAAGCATGACCGTATTCCTCCAATTAAAAGCTGAGAAACTGGACAGTGTTACTGATAATGAAAAGAAACCTTATCTGGCATGTGTGAGTCATACAACTCTGAAATGGTTTTAACAGTTTAGCATATCTAAGGAAATTGCATTAAAATAATAGTCATTGAAATTAAGTTAACAAATAGTATGTGGATACAACTGTACATACGCGGAGAGCTCTGCATCAGTGAAAGTAAAAGCACAGTGAAACTAACGGTTTTGTTAGAAACCACTCCATAAAGCTGTAAAGCTTGACCAACATCAGTGATGATTGAGTTTGAAATCACCAAGACCTGGTGTTAATATCCGTCCTCAGAGATCTGATCAGAAGTAGACAGCTTCAAATACGTGTTTCACACCTGAAAATAAGATgcgtcctgaatgtgtctcacttccctgctctataCACAAATAATCATGCACGTCATTTGTGCTCGAAATAATGTCGTTTTAACCAAGTCTGAGTTTACAGCTGTGTTTGGTGTCGGTATGAGAGACAGAGTTAGGAGCGACTGAGTGATGTTCGTGGTGTTGGAATAATTGTAAAAATGTCATGTTAATGCCACCTCAAGTCAACCTGGAGAGGCCCTGAATAAGCTTGGTATACAAGTTGTGTCCTTCATCATAATCTAATGAACATAATTTTACAATCAGCTCTAAGTAgtagcttttaatgtgaactacCTGTCCATCCCTAACACTACACTTTTTAGTCAATACAGACGTTCGTATGATTTAATGTTCAGATGTTTTAAAGTATCCAAATATGCCTATCTCACCTGATCCTTCCTTTGCTCTGTAttattatgaaaatattttaaacaggtgtcactgtgttgtttaaatgcgctaaacacaaataaaacacatttctttttacaCTGTCAATGTTTTTCTACATTCTGACTTGGAAACACAAGTCAGGACAACGTCGCAACAACTCAAAATGGGAACCTCTGATGAGCATGTGAATGCACAGTGACTCAATTAACTGTGTGCAGCTCTGCTATGGAGTaatatttctaaaataaaagaaatcaaTGTGGTCAAGCTTTTAGCACTGACAAGAATAAAAGTACTGACAGTTCATTGATAAACTGTAGGAGGTCAGAGGTAGAC
This is a stretch of genomic DNA from Pleuronectes platessa chromosome 3, fPlePla1.1, whole genome shotgun sequence. It encodes these proteins:
- the scoca gene encoding short coiled-coil protein A isoform X2, producing MENQVEMEEKTRLINQVLELQHTLEDLSARVDAVKEENLKLKSENQVLGQYIENLMSASSVFQTTDTKSKRK
- the scoca gene encoding short coiled-coil protein A isoform X1, whose amino-acid sequence is MNCDIDGDMENQVEMEEKTRLINQVLELQHTLEDLSARVDAVKEENLKLKSENQVLGQYIENLMSASSVFQTTDTKSKRK